From Actinomyces procaprae:
GCCCGGCGTCGACGCCGTCATCACCCTCGCCGAGCCCGGTGACGAGATCACGCCGCTGCACTCCAGCACGGACCGTCTGGGCGTGGTGGTCGCCTCCGCGGCAGACCGCGCCACCGCCGTAGCCACCTGCGAGCGGGCCCGCGACCTGATCCGCATCGAGGTCGACCCGAAGCTCCCGTCCCCCGCGGACGCGCAGGCGCCCGCCACCGATTCCCTGCCCGCGCGGGGGCGGCGCGTACTGATCATCGGCGCCGGCCGTGGCCAGCTCGGGCTGATTCGCGCCGTCAAGCGCCTGGGCGCTACCGCCGTCGTCGCCAGCCTGACCGCCGGACCGCCGCCGGGGCTGAAGGAGGCCGATGAGGCGATCAACGTGGACCTTCTCGACCCCGACGCCGTTGCCCGCCAGGCCCGCCTGGCCGGGGTCGACGCCGTCGCCACCAGCTGCCTGGACACGGGCCTGGAGGCGCTGGGCGCAGTCGTGGACGAGCTGGGGCTGCGGGGCCTGACCCGCGCGGCCGCCCGCCTGTGCATGGACAAGCTGGCCATGAAGCGCCGCCTGGTCGAATGCGGCGTGTCCACCGCTCCCTTCCAGGAGGTCTCCACCGCCGAGGAGCTGGCCGCGGCAGTGTCGGAAATCGGCCTGCCCGCAATGGTCAAGGCCGCCGACCTGCAGGGCTCGGCCGGCGTGTTCAAGGTGGGCACCCCCGACGAGGCACGCGTCGCCTTCGATCGTGCCAAGTCCCTGAGCCGCCACGGCGCGGTGATCGTCGAGCGCTTCCTGGACGGGCACGAGTTCGGCGCGCAGGCGCTGGTCCACGACGGCGAGCTCCTTCACGTCACCGTACACGGCGATGACCTCGCCGACGGCGGGCTGCCGATCCCGATCGGCCACCACGTGCCGCTTCAGGACGCCGATCTGGCCGCCCAGGCACGCGCCGTCACCGGCGCCGCCGTGACCGCGCTCGGCCTGAACAACTGCGCGGTCAACATCGACCTGATGGCCTGCGACGGGCAGGTGTATGTCATCGAGCTGACCGGACGGGCGGGCGCCAACGGCCTGCCCGAGCTGATGGGCGCCGTGCACGGCCTGGACTACTACGAGCTGGTCGCCCGGGAGGCGCTGGACCTGGACGTGCCCGCGGCATGGGCGGGACGAGCACCCTGGCCGGGCGCCGCCCTGGCGCTCATGCTCACCGACCCCGCCGCCCACGGCACCGTCGTCGACGTGACCGTGCCCACCGACCTGCCCGACTGGGCGGTGGACCTGGCCCTCTTCCGAGGCCGGGGAGACCAGCTGGACGGCTTCTCCTCCTCCAACGACTGCCTGGGCCAGGTAGTGGTCCGCGGCCAGGACCTCGCGCAGTGCCGGCAGCGGGCCGCCGCCCTGGCCGCACAGGTGTCCTTCAACCTGCAGGGGGCGTGATGAAACGGCTCGTCATCCTGGCCAACGCCTTCCCCTACGGGAACTGGGAGCCCTTCCTGACCACGGAGCTGGACTACGTCAAGGGCTTCGACCGGGTGGACATCATGTCGCTGTCGGTGCGCGAGGATCAGCGTGCCACCGTGCGGCCGCTGCCCGCGGGCATGAGCGCACACCCGATTCCGTTCCGCTCGCGCCTGTTCTACCTGCTGGGCTCGTTCCGGGTGCTGGGTGACGCCAACCTGTACCGGGAGCTGACCGACCTGGCCAAGCGCCGTCGACTCGCCCCCTCCCAGGTAGTGACCCTCTTCATCTTCCTCAGCCGCGCCCGTTACGAGGCGGGACAGATCGACCGCATCCTGGACTCGGTGGGGGCACGCCCCGACGACGAGGTGGTCTTCTACTCCTACCGCTTCGCCTACCAGCCCTATATGGCCGCCCGGCTGCGCCGCAGGTTCCGCCGCGCCGTCTCCGTCGCCCGCGCGCACCGGGCCGACCTGTACGAGGAGCACTCGCCGCGCCGCTACCTGCCGCTGCGCAGGCAGACCGTGGCCGACCTGGACCGCATCTACCTGGTTGCCGACCACGGGCTGCGCTACCTGCTGGAGCGGCAGCCGGAGGCGGAGGGCAAGGCCGTGGTCTCCCGCCTGGGCACCACCGACCACGGCGTCCCCGCCACCGTACCGCCGCGCGCACAGGGACTGCGCATCGTCTCCTGCTCGACGATCGTGCCCATCAAGCGCCTGGACCTGCTGGTTGACGCCCTGTCCGGCACCCGGCTGCCGATCCAGTGGGACCACTTCGGGGAGGGAGAGCTGCGCGACCAGCTAGAGGCCCGTGCTGCCCGGCAGCTGGGCAACAACATCACGCTCACCTGGCGCGGGTTTGTACGCAACGCCGACCTGGTCGAGGAGTACGTGCACTCCCCCCGCCACCTGCTGGTCAATGTCTCCGCCTCCGAGGGCGTGCCCGTATCGATCATGGAGGCGCTGTCTACCGGGATCCCCGTGGTGGCCACCGACGTCGGCGGCACCGGTGAACTGGTACAGACCGGGGTCAACGGAATCCTGCTCCCCGCCGATCCGACACCGCAGGAGGTGCGGGCCGCGATCGAGGAGATCGCCTCCCTGGGTGAGACCGCCTATGCCGCGCTGCGCGCCGGCGCCCGACGCACCTGGGAGGAGCGCTGCGACGCAGGCGCGCTGTACACCGCTTTCGCAGCTGAACTGGCGGGCCTGCTGGAGGACGGTGCGGCCCGCCACGGCGCCCGGGAGGTGCAGGCATGACCACCGCCGCTGGGCCGGATCGCAGGGTCCGTCGTCGGGCAGCGCGCCCGGCCCGCAGGCGCCCCGGTAACGTGCTGGTGGGGCTGGTGTGCAACCTTGCGGTGCTCGCCCTGGCCCTGGCGACCCAGGCGTCGGTCGAGTGGACGCTGATCCTGGTGCTGTGGCTGAACGCGTTGCTGTTCGCCGTCGCCCGCATGTCCAGCCGCACCATCCTGGCGGCCTTCCTGATCTCATTCTTCCTGCTGCTGCTGGGACGCGAGATCACCGTGGACTTCTTCCGCTACGAGACCAGCCAGGCTCCGCCGGGGCAGACCACGCACCTGCAACTGTGCCTGACGCTGAGCCTGCTGGGCATCGTGCTGGGCGCCATCATGATGGAGACCTGGCGCATGTGGAAGCAGGCCGCGAACGAACGCCAAGGCGCCGGGGACGGAGGCGGCCGCCCGGAGCGGCACGGCGGGAGTGTCCTGGCCGACCCCTCGATCGTGCGCTTCCTGTTCTGGGTGACGCTGATCCTGTCCCTGATCTCGGTGGGGCTGCGTGCCCGCTACGTGCTGGCGAACGGATACCTGTCCTACTACACCGAGTTCTCAGACCTGGAGGACGCCTCCGGTTCCATGTACGGCTTGCGGCGCATCGAGGTGATGGCTCCGCTCATGCTGACGATTCACCTGGGCCTGTTCCCCCCGCGCCGCCAGGTCACGGTCGCCTTCGTCGGCTGGAGCGCCTACCTCTCCCTGAGCCTGCTGACCGGGCAACGCGGCACCTTCGTGGGCGGCCTGGTCATCATGATCGCCTACTGGATCGTGCGTGCCCGGCAGGATCCGTCAGGCACCTGGCGGATCGGCAGGGCGGGCCGGATGGTCGGCGCCATCGCGGTCCCGCTGATCGCCGTCGCCCTGACGGTGGTGGAGTCCGCGCGCGGCGTCGGCGCGGTCGCCTCCGACACCGAGGGCCGCAACCCGGTCCTGCAGCTGCTTTACGGGCAGGGCGTGAGCTCAACCGTTGTGCGCAATGCGTACACCTACGCCGACTTCATCCCGAAGGACTGGTATACGGGCGAGTTCCTGCACTCCGGGCTTCCGGCGCGCCTGCTGGGTTACGAGGTCTACCACGGCAACACCGTGGAGCACGCCCTGAACGGCGGTTCCTTCACCCACGCCTTCGCCTACACGCTGCTCGGACCCCAGTACCTCACCGGCCGCGGAACCGGCAGCTCCTTCATCGCCGAGCTGTTCTACGACTACAGCTACGCGGGAGTGCTGGTAGGCGGAATCGTCTACGGGGCGGTTTGCATCTGGGCCTGCACCCTGGTGAAGGGACAGCCGCTGCGCAACGGCCTGCGCCTGGTGATCGTTCCGACGCTCCTGTGGGCGCCGCGCGGCAGCGCCTCCGGCTTCCTGAGCACCTGGCTGACCCCCAGCGTCGTCGTGGCCCTGGTATCCGTGACCGTGCTGTCCCTCGCCGCGGCACTGCTTCGCGAGGCCGGCATCAACCAGCGTGGGCGCCGACGGCGCCTCGCCGTCCCGTCGGCCGCCGAGGCGTACCGCTAGCCTCCCGTTCTGTGAGTGTTTGGGTGGCGGTGGGCGGTCGGGTGTCTGTGCGCGTGGCCGTCAAGCCTGCCAGTTGGACCCCTGTCCCCCCGTTGGACCCCTGTGCTCCCGTTGGACCCCTGTCCCCCCGTTGGACCCCTGGTCCCCCCGTTGGACCCCTGTGCCCCCGTTGGACCCCTGTGCCCCCGTTGGACCGCCGTAACCGGTGGCTAGGGCGGTCCATCGGGGCGTTAGCGGTCCAACGGGGCCGTAAGCGGTCCAACCAGGGGCGGCGCAAGACCTACTCGCCCCCTCCGGCGGGCGCACGCAGCCCACTCAAACTCGTGCCCCGCAGCCACCAGACACGACCAACTCGCCATCCGCTACCAGACCACCACCCACATCGCCGGCACCGCCCCACCACCACAAGCGACTTACACAACACGGCCTAGCGTCCTGTCCGCCGGTTAGGAGGCGTACGACCCCGGGGGTGGTCGTGAATCGCGGTGGTCGCCCACTTGGTGTGACCCGATATGTGCGTACGACCCCGGGTGGTCGTGAATCGCACCCCAGGGTCGGAAACCGACACGACCACCATCCCGCGAAGCTCAACCAGCCAGGGATCGGGGGCCCGCGTCCGACGGTGAAGTCGTCTGCTACGCCACTTAGGGGCTTGCAACGGAGGTTCGGCGTCTGCTGAAGGCCTCCGGGTCATTCAGCAGACGCCGAACCGCCGTACCCAACGACGATGAGGCGTAGCAGACCCGCCCCCGGGAGTCCGGAGACGGGGACGCCCTCGCCACCAGTCCTCATGCTCGCAGCTCCATGTGCTGTCTGCCCGGGCATCGGGGAAGGGCCGACCACCACGCCCCTGG
This genomic window contains:
- a CDS encoding ATP-grasp domain-containing protein, which translates into the protein MTAPESPTAHAPEADRPAAVDDRPPVLILGGSPLQVPMIRAARRLGMRTLVVDVDPNVPGAALADEFAAVSTTDVEGLLALTRDRELAGVTSVGTDRPVRAIAAVAQAHGLPAVSPETAAACTDKALMLQAVARAGVPHPRFALATDLAELRSAVAHVGLPCIVKPLDSSGSRGVVQVDTEADLPRALEYALAPSHEPTVIVEELLVGREISCEVLCVDGVYHVLATTDKDTTGSPHFIETGHTQPADLDEETLAAAHALVAQCLAAVGMHFGPAHVEMMLTDNGPALIEFGSRMAGDFVSSHVVPGSTDIDFISLVLRQACGEQIEVPPSSGRAAAIRFLTAPEGVLHAFHGVEEARSLPGVDAVITLAEPGDEITPLHSSTDRLGVVVASAADRATAVATCERARDLIRIEVDPKLPSPADAQAPATDSLPARGRRVLIIGAGRGQLGLIRAVKRLGATAVVASLTAGPPPGLKEADEAINVDLLDPDAVARQARLAGVDAVATSCLDTGLEALGAVVDELGLRGLTRAAARLCMDKLAMKRRLVECGVSTAPFQEVSTAEELAAAVSEIGLPAMVKAADLQGSAGVFKVGTPDEARVAFDRAKSLSRHGAVIVERFLDGHEFGAQALVHDGELLHVTVHGDDLADGGLPIPIGHHVPLQDADLAAQARAVTGAAVTALGLNNCAVNIDLMACDGQVYVIELTGRAGANGLPELMGAVHGLDYYELVAREALDLDVPAAWAGRAPWPGAALALMLTDPAAHGTVVDVTVPTDLPDWAVDLALFRGRGDQLDGFSSSNDCLGQVVVRGQDLAQCRQRAAALAAQVSFNLQGA
- a CDS encoding glycosyltransferase, coding for MKRLVILANAFPYGNWEPFLTTELDYVKGFDRVDIMSLSVREDQRATVRPLPAGMSAHPIPFRSRLFYLLGSFRVLGDANLYRELTDLAKRRRLAPSQVVTLFIFLSRARYEAGQIDRILDSVGARPDDEVVFYSYRFAYQPYMAARLRRRFRRAVSVARAHRADLYEEHSPRRYLPLRRQTVADLDRIYLVADHGLRYLLERQPEAEGKAVVSRLGTTDHGVPATVPPRAQGLRIVSCSTIVPIKRLDLLVDALSGTRLPIQWDHFGEGELRDQLEARAARQLGNNITLTWRGFVRNADLVEEYVHSPRHLLVNVSASEGVPVSIMEALSTGIPVVATDVGGTGELVQTGVNGILLPADPTPQEVRAAIEEIASLGETAYAALRAGARRTWEERCDAGALYTAFAAELAGLLEDGAARHGAREVQA
- a CDS encoding O-antigen polysaccharide polymerase Wzy family protein; amino-acid sequence: MTTAAGPDRRVRRRAARPARRRPGNVLVGLVCNLAVLALALATQASVEWTLILVLWLNALLFAVARMSSRTILAAFLISFFLLLLGREITVDFFRYETSQAPPGQTTHLQLCLTLSLLGIVLGAIMMETWRMWKQAANERQGAGDGGGRPERHGGSVLADPSIVRFLFWVTLILSLISVGLRARYVLANGYLSYYTEFSDLEDASGSMYGLRRIEVMAPLMLTIHLGLFPPRRQVTVAFVGWSAYLSLSLLTGQRGTFVGGLVIMIAYWIVRARQDPSGTWRIGRAGRMVGAIAVPLIAVALTVVESARGVGAVASDTEGRNPVLQLLYGQGVSSTVVRNAYTYADFIPKDWYTGEFLHSGLPARLLGYEVYHGNTVEHALNGGSFTHAFAYTLLGPQYLTGRGTGSSFIAELFYDYSYAGVLVGGIVYGAVCIWACTLVKGQPLRNGLRLVIVPTLLWAPRGSASGFLSTWLTPSVVVALVSVTVLSLAAALLREAGINQRGRRRRLAVPSAAEAYR